A genomic segment from uncultured Marinifilum sp. encodes:
- the kbl gene encoding glycine C-acetyltransferase encodes MYGKFKDYLAEEIQGIKDAGLYKSERIITSPQGAEIKVNTGESVLNFCANNYLGLSSHPRVMEGAKKALDSHGYGMSSVRFICGTTDIHKELEQKIATFFGMEDTILYAAAFDANGGVFEPLFTKDDAIISDELNHASIIDGVRLCKAARYRYKHADMSDLEEQLKVSQAQRFRIIVTDGVFSMDGDIARLNEICDLADKYNALVMVDDSHASGFIGETGRGTHEYHKCMDRVDIITSTLGKALGGALGGFTTGKAEIIDMLRQRSRPYLFSNSLSPVIVGASIAVFDMLTESTELRDKVISNAQYFRKGLLEAGFDVKPSDSAINALMLYDAVLSQQFAAKLLDEGIYVIGFYYPVVPKGQARIRIQLSAAHTKEHLDKALEAFIKIGKELKVIE; translated from the coding sequence ACGGAAAATTCAAAGATTATCTTGCAGAAGAAATTCAAGGCATTAAGGATGCCGGTTTGTACAAAAGCGAAAGAATTATTACAAGCCCTCAGGGAGCAGAAATTAAAGTAAATACTGGTGAAAGCGTATTGAATTTTTGCGCAAATAACTACTTAGGTTTATCTTCTCATCCAAGAGTTATGGAAGGAGCTAAAAAGGCTTTAGATTCTCATGGTTACGGAATGTCGTCGGTTCGATTTATTTGTGGAACAACTGATATACACAAAGAATTGGAGCAGAAAATTGCAACATTCTTCGGAATGGAAGATACTATTCTTTATGCAGCAGCTTTCGATGCCAATGGTGGTGTTTTTGAGCCCTTATTCACAAAAGATGATGCAATTATTTCTGATGAATTAAACCATGCTTCTATTATCGACGGAGTGCGTTTGTGTAAAGCTGCTCGTTACCGTTATAAGCATGCCGATATGTCTGATTTGGAAGAGCAGTTAAAAGTTTCTCAGGCTCAGCGTTTCCGCATTATTGTTACCGATGGGGTATTCTCTATGGATGGTGATATTGCTCGTTTAAACGAAATTTGTGATTTGGCAGATAAATATAATGCTTTGGTGATGGTTGATGATAGTCACGCTTCTGGTTTTATAGGAGAAACAGGCCGCGGAACTCATGAGTATCACAAATGCATGGATCGTGTTGATATTATAACTTCTACGCTTGGTAAGGCATTGGGTGGAGCTTTAGGTGGATTTACTACAGGTAAAGCCGAAATTATTGATATGTTGCGTCAACGTTCTCGTCCATATTTGTTTTCAAACTCATTATCGCCTGTAATTGTTGGTGCTTCTATAGCGGTATTTGATATGTTAACTGAGTCGACCGAATTGCGCGATAAGGTAATTTCGAATGCACAATATTTCCGCAAAGGATTATTAGAAGCTGGTTTTGATGTTAAACCGTCCGATTCTGCTATTAACGCATTAATGTTATACGATGCGGTTCTTTCTCAGCAATTTGCTGCTAAATTGTTAGATGAAGGCATTTATGTAATTGGATTCTACTATCCTGTAGTTCCAAAAGGACAGGCTCGTATTCGTATTCAGCTTTCGGCAGCTCATACAAAAGAGCATTTGGATAAAGCATTGGAAGCATTTATAAAAATTGGTAAAGAATTAAAAGTGATTGAATAA
- a CDS encoding outer membrane beta-barrel protein — protein MKFYLLTLSFLLVSICSFSQYYKDENYFVGASVGYQYPLGDFADQAKAGPSLRLIGQKMLNKKLSVGAELSYGLLGQDKFWDGSHLGNYDVDYNIGSAMLRASYYFDSYNKDFRPYISLAFGYFYYRQEVDFISSSSGYDNQKNTITQNKVGLAPNLGFLYHISQTWSFDLNLRFTYIPDFPDSVTKIDDQEREYQYYLGFNTISLPELSMGFYYRF, from the coding sequence ATGAAGTTTTACTTACTGACCTTATCATTTTTATTGGTTTCTATTTGTAGTTTTTCACAATATTATAAAGATGAAAATTATTTTGTGGGTGCTTCGGTAGGCTATCAATATCCTTTGGGAGATTTTGCTGATCAGGCGAAAGCCGGACCTTCTTTGCGTTTAATTGGGCAAAAAATGCTAAATAAGAAATTGAGTGTTGGTGCAGAGTTGTCGTATGGCTTGCTTGGACAAGATAAATTTTGGGATGGAAGTCATTTGGGAAATTACGATGTAGATTACAATATTGGTTCTGCAATGCTTAGGGCTTCGTATTATTTCGATAGTTACAATAAAGATTTTAGACCATACATATCCTTGGCTTTTGGATACTTTTATTACCGACAGGAAGTTGATTTTATTTCTTCTTCAAGCGGATATGATAATCAAAAGAATACAATTACTCAAAATAAAGTTGGCCTAGCACCTAATTTGGGATTTTTATATCACATTTCTCAAACCTGGAGTTTCGATTTAAATTTAAGGTTTACTTATATTCCTGATTTTCCCGATTCGGTTACTAAAATCGATGATCAGGAGAGAGAGTATCAATATTATCTTGGGTTTAATACCATCTCTCTTCCCGAATTATCAATGGGATTTTATTATAGGTTCTAA
- a CDS encoding deoxynucleoside kinase: MHIAVAGNIGSGKTTLTELLAKQYGWEAHYEDVDENPYLNDFYDDMQRWSFNLQIYFLKSRFNQIMEIRKSGKNVVQDRTIYEDAMIFAPNLYDMGLMSQRDFKNYCNLFDLMGSMVQAPDLLIYLKSSVPTLVNQIQKRGRDYEETIRLDYLKNLNDRYESWITDYTQGNLLIIDADNIDFLDNPADLNAIVDKVEAKIHGLF; the protein is encoded by the coding sequence ATGCACATAGCAGTAGCCGGAAATATAGGATCCGGAAAAACAACATTAACAGAACTTTTGGCAAAACAATACGGATGGGAAGCACATTACGAAGATGTGGACGAGAATCCTTATTTGAACGATTTTTACGATGACATGCAACGTTGGTCGTTCAATCTGCAAATCTATTTCCTAAAAAGTAGATTTAATCAGATTATGGAAATTAGAAAGTCTGGGAAAAATGTAGTTCAGGATCGTACAATTTATGAAGATGCTATGATTTTTGCCCCAAATCTATATGATATGGGGCTAATGTCGCAACGCGATTTTAAAAATTACTGCAATTTATTTGATCTAATGGGATCAATGGTTCAAGCGCCCGATCTTTTAATTTATCTTAAATCGTCGGTTCCTACTCTTGTTAACCAGATACAAAAACGTGGTCGCGATTACGAAGAAACAATTCGATTAGACTACTTAAAAAACTTAAATGATAGATACGAATCTTGGATTACTGATTATACTCAGGGAAATTTGCTTATTATCGATGCCGATAATATAGATTTTCTTGATAATCCTGCCGATTTAAATGCCATTGTTGATAAAGTAGAAGCTAAAATTCACGGATTATTTTAA
- a CDS encoding deoxynucleoside kinase, with protein sequence MHIAVAGNIGAGKTTLAGLLAKHYGWEAHFEDVDDNPYLNDFYDDMKRWSFALQIHFLNSRFNQVLALRESGKDIIQDRTIYEDAYIFAPNLESMSLMPKRDFDNYLSLFDIMSSLIQPPDLLIYLRASISTLVEHIQARGRDYEETIRLDYLKRLNERYEAWINGYTNGKLLIIDVDNIDFLKKPKDMSEVITKIDAQLNGLF encoded by the coding sequence ATGCACATTGCTGTTGCAGGAAACATAGGAGCCGGAAAAACAACTCTGGCCGGATTATTGGCAAAACATTATGGCTGGGAAGCTCATTTCGAGGACGTTGACGACAACCCTTATTTAAATGACTTTTACGATGACATGAAACGTTGGTCTTTTGCCTTACAAATTCATTTCTTAAATAGTAGATTCAATCAGGTATTAGCTCTGCGCGAATCTGGTAAAGATATAATTCAAGACAGAACAATATACGAAGATGCGTATATATTTGCTCCAAATCTGGAATCGATGAGTTTAATGCCAAAAAGAGATTTTGATAATTATTTATCCCTTTTTGATATTATGAGCTCTCTTATTCAACCGCCCGATTTGTTAATTTATCTGCGTGCATCAATCTCAACACTAGTTGAACACATTCAGGCTCGCGGCCGCGATTACGAAGAAACCATTCGATTAGATTATCTAAAACGTTTAAATGAACGTTACGAAGCGTGGATAAACGGTTATACAAACGGAAAACTTTTAATTATTGATGTTGACAACATCGATTTTTTAAAAAAACCTAAAGACATGAGCGAGGTAATAACCAAAATTGATGCTCAACTTAACGGACTTTTTTAA
- a CDS encoding GH3 auxin-responsive promoter family protein — protein MAFINSFVSWLNTKRLSQIDFFKNHPIDIQRETLTQLLDQASGTEWGKKYDFRSINTLHSFKERLPIQTYEDIESYIDRLRKGEQNIFWPSEIKWFAKSSGTTNSKSKFIPVSKEALEDCHFRGGKDILAIYTSQSPDTGILLGKGLTLGGSHQINNIQNNSYYGDLSAILIQNLPFWANFIRTPDTSIVLMDEWEEKLNKMTEATLNENVTSLSGVPSWFLVLLKHILKVSGKNNIHEIWPNLELFVHGGVSFTPYRQQFKELLPSSAMNYLETYNASEGFFGIQDNPLDDSMLLMLDYGIYYEFIPLDNLKDEHPKAISLEDVELFVNYAMLITTNGGLWRYQIGDTIHFTSKKPFKFKISGRTKLYINAFGEELIIDNAEKAMKIACLKTNSIIKEYTAAPVFMDKDHKGTHQWLVEFEKPPKNFDEFNYILDNALMSLNSDYEAKRYKSITLDKPILTVANKNLFYDWLKSKGKLGGQNKVPRLSNNREIIEELLILNKK, from the coding sequence ATGGCATTTATCAATTCTTTTGTAAGTTGGTTAAACACCAAAAGATTATCGCAAATCGATTTCTTTAAAAATCACCCAATAGATATTCAAAGGGAAACCTTAACTCAATTACTTGATCAGGCCTCGGGAACCGAATGGGGAAAAAAATATGATTTTAGATCGATTAATACCCTACACAGTTTTAAAGAACGTCTTCCCATACAAACATACGAGGATATTGAATCATATATCGATCGATTAAGAAAAGGTGAACAAAATATATTTTGGCCTTCTGAAATAAAATGGTTTGCTAAATCATCGGGTACTACAAACTCGAAAAGTAAATTTATTCCGGTTAGTAAAGAAGCACTAGAAGATTGTCATTTTAGAGGAGGTAAAGATATTTTAGCTATTTACACCTCTCAATCTCCCGATACCGGTATTTTACTTGGTAAAGGTTTAACCCTTGGAGGCAGCCACCAAATAAACAACATTCAAAACAACTCTTATTATGGAGATTTATCAGCTATCCTTATTCAAAACCTCCCCTTTTGGGCTAATTTTATAAGAACACCCGATACCTCTATTGTTTTAATGGACGAATGGGAGGAAAAACTAAATAAAATGACCGAAGCAACTCTTAACGAAAACGTTACAAGTCTTTCGGGTGTACCCTCCTGGTTTTTAGTATTACTAAAACACATTTTAAAAGTATCCGGCAAAAATAATATACACGAAATATGGCCAAATCTCGAATTGTTTGTTCATGGTGGTGTAAGTTTCACGCCTTATCGCCAACAGTTTAAAGAACTTCTCCCATCATCAGCAATGAACTACTTGGAAACCTATAATGCCTCCGAAGGTTTCTTTGGCATACAAGATAATCCTCTTGACGATTCCATGTTATTAATGCTGGATTATGGCATTTATTACGAATTTATTCCGTTGGATAATCTTAAGGATGAACATCCTAAAGCAATAAGCTTAGAAGATGTTGAACTATTCGTAAATTATGCCATGTTAATTACTACAAATGGTGGACTATGGAGATATCAAATTGGAGATACCATTCATTTCACATCAAAAAAACCATTTAAATTTAAAATATCGGGTCGAACAAAACTATACATTAATGCATTTGGTGAAGAATTAATTATTGATAATGCAGAAAAAGCCATGAAAATTGCCTGCCTAAAAACCAATTCGATAATTAAAGAATATACAGCAGCTCCTGTCTTCATGGATAAAGATCATAAAGGAACTCATCAATGGCTAGTAGAATTTGAAAAACCGCCTAAAAATTTCGATGAGTTTAATTACATACTCGACAATGCACTTATGAGTCTTAATTCAGATTATGAAGCAAAACGATATAAAAGTATAACTTTGGACAAACCAATTTTAACCGTAGCTAATAAAAACTTATTTTACGACTGGTTAAAATCGAAAGGAAAACTTGGAGGTCAAAATAAAGTTCCACGATTATCAAATAACAGAGAAATTATAGAAGAACTTTTAATACTTAACAAAAAATAA
- a CDS encoding CvpA family protein, with product MNILDILIGLPLLWAIYKGFTKGLIIEVATLLALVLGIYGAIHFSDFTAEFIQQKFNYDSQYMGYIAFAITFILIVIILNILGKILNSLIEAVALGLINRILGVIFGLFKGIIILSIVVYFVNYLDQKLSFISKEKKENSILYEPMVRISETMFELFDSDFEGAGDKIKEKVKEQVPISI from the coding sequence ATGAATATACTCGATATTTTAATTGGCTTACCTCTTTTGTGGGCAATTTATAAGGGTTTTACCAAAGGCTTAATAATTGAAGTAGCTACTCTTCTGGCATTAGTTCTGGGAATTTATGGAGCAATTCATTTTTCCGATTTTACAGCCGAATTTATTCAGCAAAAATTCAATTACGATTCTCAATATATGGGCTATATAGCTTTTGCAATTACTTTTATATTGATAGTAATAATATTAAATATTTTAGGTAAAATTTTAAATTCCTTAATAGAGGCTGTGGCGCTGGGACTTATAAATAGAATTCTAGGAGTTATATTTGGTTTATTTAAAGGAATTATAATTTTAAGTATTGTTGTATATTTTGTTAATTATTTAGATCAGAAACTTTCTTTTATTTCAAAAGAAAAGAAAGAGAATAGTATTCTGTACGAACCTATGGTAAGGATATCAGAAACAATGTTCGAATTATTCGATTCTGATTTTGAAGGTGCAGGCGATAAAATAAAAGAAAAAGTTAAAGAACAGGTGCCGATATCGATCTAA
- a CDS encoding DUF3667 domain-containing protein — protein sequence MKQRIKKYLDKLPRKKNEKLNGFCANCSYPVNGKFCSNCGQSVKELNRPILSVLSDSLGDALSLDNKFFHTILPLLIKPGFLTREFMIGRRARYTPPFRLYLFLTFFAFLLLTYNHTPDTQIETNLALENQQGDTFDPISFYETLLSEETTHLDSIAEDTLVKREFGNDLLSFSINEETDNADSIVTSKKEITEILENTELKSLVEMWKLNPSLMMDNSFKKLSQTLLIILPLFALILAFFYIRHKRYLIEHLLIALNFHSFIFVIVIVSELIIASKLSILEPIALYLYLLIPIQLLLTMKFYYKQAWIKTIFKFFILSFFYNIMLITGILYSLLSLVD from the coding sequence ATGAAACAAAGAATTAAGAAGTATCTTGACAAGCTACCCAGAAAAAAAAATGAAAAGCTAAATGGATTTTGTGCCAATTGTAGTTATCCGGTAAACGGAAAATTTTGCTCCAATTGCGGACAATCAGTAAAAGAACTTAATCGTCCTATTTTATCGGTGCTATCCGATTCTTTAGGCGACGCACTTTCTTTAGATAATAAGTTTTTTCATACCATATTACCTTTACTAATTAAGCCTGGATTTTTAACTCGGGAATTTATGATAGGTCGAAGAGCGCGATATACACCACCATTTCGATTGTATCTTTTCCTTACGTTTTTTGCTTTTCTTTTGCTTACCTATAATCATACTCCCGATACGCAAATAGAAACAAATTTAGCTTTAGAGAACCAGCAGGGAGATACATTTGATCCAATATCTTTTTATGAAACTTTACTCAGCGAAGAAACTACGCATTTAGATAGTATTGCCGAAGATACGCTTGTTAAACGAGAATTTGGAAATGATTTGCTTAGTTTTAGTATTAATGAGGAAACGGATAATGCAGATTCAATAGTTACCAGTAAAAAAGAAATTACTGAAATTTTAGAGAATACAGAACTTAAAAGTTTAGTAGAAATGTGGAAGTTAAATCCATCTCTTATGATGGATAATTCGTTTAAGAAACTATCGCAAACACTATTAATTATTCTTCCTTTGTTTGCTCTAATTTTAGCATTTTTTTATATCAGACATAAACGATATTTAATAGAGCATTTGTTAATTGCATTAAACTTTCACTCTTTTATTTTTGTAATTGTAATAGTAAGTGAGCTAATAATAGCAAGCAAATTGTCCATTTTAGAACCTATTGCTCTTTATTTGTATCTGCTTATTCCAATTCAGCTTTTACTTACTATGAAGTTTTATTATAAACAAGCTTGGATCAAAACAATTTTTAAATTTTTTATACTATCCTTTTTCTATAATATAATGCTGATTACTGGTATTTTATATAGTTTGTTGTCATTAGTTGATTAA
- the tyrS gene encoding tyrosine--tRNA ligase has protein sequence MNFIEELQWRGMIHDMMPGIEEQLSKELTSAYVGIDPTADSLHIGHLVGVMMLKHFQVAGHKPIVLVGGATGMIGDPSGKSQERNLLDEETLRHNQECLRAQLSKFMDFDSDEANAAEMVNNYDWMKDFSFLDFIRDIGKHITVNYMMSKDSVKKRLSADSKTGMSFTEFTYQLVQGTDFLELYRSKNCKLQMGGSDQWGNITTGTELIRRKEGGTAWAITCPLITKADGGKFGKTESGNIWLDPKRTSPYKFYQFWLNTSDEDAEKYIKIFTLISYDEIAALIEEHKEAPHQRKLQQRLAKEVTTMIHSEEDYNTAVEASQILFGKSTADALKKLDEDTFLSVFEGVPQFQVAKSEFEAGVDIVELLAVKAEVFPSKGELRRLFKGNAISINKEKVQNAELQITKDHLIADKYLLVQKGKKNYFLVVAC, from the coding sequence ATGAATTTTATAGAGGAACTCCAATGGCGCGGCATGATTCACGATATGATGCCTGGAATAGAAGAACAACTTTCAAAAGAACTGACATCTGCTTATGTAGGAATTGACCCAACTGCCGATTCTTTGCACATTGGTCATCTTGTGGGTGTAATGATGTTAAAACATTTTCAGGTTGCAGGCCATAAGCCAATTGTTTTGGTTGGTGGAGCAACAGGAATGATTGGAGATCCATCGGGAAAATCCCAGGAAAGAAATTTGCTGGATGAGGAAACGCTACGACACAACCAGGAGTGTTTGCGTGCACAACTTTCAAAATTTATGGATTTTGATTCTGATGAGGCAAATGCTGCCGAAATGGTGAACAATTACGATTGGATGAAAGATTTCTCGTTTCTTGATTTTATTCGTGATATTGGTAAGCATATTACAGTTAATTATATGATGAGTAAAGACTCTGTAAAGAAAAGATTAAGTGCCGATTCGAAAACTGGAATGTCTTTTACCGAGTTTACCTATCAGTTGGTACAGGGAACCGATTTTCTTGAATTGTACCGTTCTAAAAACTGTAAATTACAAATGGGAGGATCCGATCAGTGGGGAAATATTACTACCGGAACCGAATTGATTAGAAGAAAAGAAGGTGGAACAGCTTGGGCTATTACTTGTCCTTTAATTACAAAAGCCGATGGTGGAAAGTTTGGAAAAACAGAATCTGGAAATATTTGGTTAGATCCTAAGCGTACCTCACCATATAAATTTTACCAGTTTTGGTTGAATACTTCAGACGAAGATGCCGAAAAGTACATTAAAATATTTACCCTAATTTCTTACGATGAGATTGCTGCTTTAATAGAAGAGCACAAAGAGGCTCCACACCAAAGAAAACTACAGCAGCGTTTAGCGAAAGAGGTTACAACCATGATTCACTCCGAAGAAGATTACAATACTGCTGTAGAAGCTTCTCAAATTTTATTTGGAAAATCGACTGCAGATGCTCTTAAAAAATTAGATGAAGATACTTTTCTTTCTGTTTTTGAGGGAGTTCCTCAGTTTCAAGTGGCAAAATCGGAGTTCGAGGCTGGAGTTGATATTGTTGAACTATTAGCTGTAAAAGCAGAAGTATTTCCTTCGAAAGGTGAATTAAGAAGATTATTTAAAGGTAACGCAATAAGTATTAATAAAGAAAAAGTACAAAATGCTGAGCTGCAAATAACAAAAGATCATTTAATTGCAGATAAATATCTTCTTGTTCAAAAAGGGAAAAAGAATTATTTCCTTGTTGTAGCTTGTTAA
- a CDS encoding DUF4625 domain-containing protein: MKFLKYALLVLFTAGMMSCGGGGGGGDDDEPEVDTTKPTVTITSPTASTVIDAGSNLAVNFTAADNIAVKSYTVTVAYSGAKSVKTVEEFSFNSATDNDADGNALPTITGTSSSVSFNIATPYNAKPGMYKMSIVITDSSNNSSAAKEVTFEIQ; the protein is encoded by the coding sequence ATGAAATTTTTAAAGTATGCCTTGCTAGTATTGTTCACTGCCGGAATGATGAGCTGTGGAGGCGGCGGAGGCGGCGGCGATGACGATGAGCCCGAAGTAGACACAACAAAACCAACAGTAACAATTACAAGTCCTACGGCAAGTACTGTTATTGATGCAGGGAGCAATTTAGCTGTTAATTTTACTGCTGCTGATAATATTGCTGTAAAGTCGTACACAGTAACAGTTGCTTATTCGGGAGCAAAATCTGTAAAAACAGTTGAGGAATTTTCTTTTAACAGTGCTACAGATAACGATGCTGATGGAAATGCATTACCAACTATTACAGGAACTAGTTCATCTGTTAGTTTTAATATTGCTACTCCTTATAATGCTAAGCCTGGTATGTATAAGATGAGTATTGTAATTACCGATTCATCGAATAATTCTAGTGCAGCCAAAGAAGTTACATTCGAGATTCAATAA
- a CDS encoding PP2C family protein-serine/threonine phosphatase, which translates to MIKQQAVNSKFKLDLILKITQAINENLSIDELLLQYENIILEELKIGKIAVFKFNTKWETILVSGVSDNYIDDIKIEKDFSCYNEITYISTDFPKHLQSFDFLIPVHHKTSVLAYILIGDFDEEMEGMSPAIKHLSFIQTISNIIIVAMENKRMYKELLAQEALKKEMELASKIQNLLIPNQNALPQNQYIATQGYYQPHFEIGGDYYDFLNFNNQELGFCIGDVSGKGIPAALIMSNFQATLRALFNPEIPLDQLMHKLNKKVCDNSSDEKFLTLFIGVYNYTTRKLKYINASHHPPILYNFKTHETTHLKKGCIGLGMLDEIPKITIGEITISNHSKLLCYTDGLVELDRGEKMEVSVQVITNLFSNAKNLNDTFSDLRRHINLGKKNKAVVDDISLFGIEFKA; encoded by the coding sequence GTGATTAAACAGCAAGCCGTTAATAGTAAGTTTAAGTTAGATCTCATTTTAAAAATCACTCAAGCAATTAATGAAAACTTATCCATAGATGAGCTTCTACTGCAGTACGAAAATATTATACTTGAAGAGCTTAAAATTGGAAAAATTGCAGTTTTCAAATTTAATACGAAATGGGAAACTATTTTAGTATCAGGAGTAAGCGATAATTATATCGACGATATTAAAATAGAAAAAGATTTTAGTTGCTATAACGAAATAACATATATTTCGACTGATTTTCCTAAGCATTTACAAAGTTTCGATTTTTTAATTCCAGTCCATCATAAAACATCGGTACTTGCCTATATTCTTATTGGCGATTTCGATGAAGAAATGGAAGGAATGAGCCCTGCAATTAAACATTTAAGCTTTATACAAACCATATCCAATATTATAATTGTTGCTATGGAGAATAAGCGAATGTATAAAGAATTACTTGCTCAGGAAGCCTTAAAAAAGGAAATGGAACTTGCATCTAAAATTCAAAATTTACTAATTCCTAACCAAAACGCACTACCTCAAAACCAGTACATAGCAACACAAGGATACTACCAACCACATTTCGAAATTGGTGGCGATTATTACGATTTTCTTAATTTTAATAATCAGGAATTAGGTTTTTGTATTGGCGATGTTTCGGGAAAAGGAATTCCTGCAGCTTTAATAATGTCTAATTTTCAGGCTACTCTACGAGCTCTTTTCAATCCAGAAATTCCATTGGATCAGCTCATGCATAAACTCAACAAAAAAGTTTGCGACAACTCAAGCGATGAAAAATTTCTTACTCTTTTTATTGGTGTTTATAACTACACAACTCGTAAACTCAAATATATAAATGCAAGTCATCATCCACCAATATTATATAATTTTAAAACCCACGAAACCACTCATTTAAAAAAGGGTTGTATTGGTTTAGGAATGTTAGATGAGATCCCCAAGATTACAATTGGAGAGATTACCATAAGCAATCACTCGAAACTTTTGTGTTACACCGATGGTTTGGTAGAACTTGACAGAGGTGAAAAAATGGAGGTCTCAGTTCAGGTTATTACAAACTTATTTTCTAACGCTAAAAATTTAAATGATACATTTAGCGATTTAAGAAGACATATAAACTTAGGCAAGAAAAACAAAGCCGTTGTTGATGATATCTCTCTGTTCGGAATAGAATTTAAAGCATAA
- the efp gene encoding elongation factor P gives MASTADFKNGLCIHFKDALYTIVQFQHVKPGKGPAFVRTKLKNVKTGKIIDNTFNSGVKVDVARIERRPHQFLYKDDMGYNLMHTETYEQIALEESLFNAPDLLKEGDNVEAVFHAETETPLYVELPAHVVMEITYTEPGLRGDTSSTNSLKPATIETGATIMVPLFINTGDIIKVDTRDHSYVERVKA, from the coding sequence ATGGCAAGTACTGCAGATTTTAAAAATGGCTTGTGTATCCATTTCAAAGATGCCTTATATACCATTGTTCAATTTCAACATGTAAAGCCAGGAAAAGGTCCTGCTTTTGTAAGAACAAAATTGAAAAATGTTAAAACAGGAAAAATTATCGACAACACTTTTAACTCAGGTGTAAAAGTTGATGTTGCAAGAATTGAAAGACGTCCTCATCAGTTTCTTTATAAAGATGACATGGGTTACAACCTAATGCATACCGAAACTTACGAGCAAATTGCTTTAGAAGAGAGTTTATTTAATGCTCCCGACCTATTAAAAGAAGGCGATAACGTAGAAGCTGTTTTTCATGCAGAAACAGAAACTCCTTTATATGTTGAACTTCCAGCTCATGTAGTTATGGAAATTACCTATACCGAGCCAGGATTAAGAGGAGATACTTCATCAACCAACTCATTAAAACCTGCTACTATTGAAACTGGAGCAACTATAATGGTTCCTTTATTTATTAATACAGGCGATATTATTAAAGTTGACACAAGAGATCATAGCTATGTTGAGCGCGTAAAAGCTTAA
- a CDS encoding DUF3108 domain-containing protein — protein MIRSTLIIISVLFLSINSFAGTLKSSDKGEHLKYVIHYGFVRGGKASLKLKTEILNDKEVYHATLTGKTVGVFNSLYKVKDTYQSYFDKKTLLPEKAIRDIREGSYKRYNEVSFDREKNEITSTRSGTKKVPEGIQDILSAFYYARAYHFNKNLVRGEIIKINTYFSDEEFLLQFRFMGYETIDSKIGKIKCYKFVPIVQTGRAFKDEDDMKIWVSADANKIPVRVQFDLFIGSLRCDLTNFSNFSINSLIDK, from the coding sequence ATGATTAGATCTACTCTCATTATTATTTCAGTACTTTTTTTAAGTATTAACTCTTTTGCCGGCACATTAAAATCATCCGACAAAGGAGAGCATCTTAAATATGTAATACATTACGGATTTGTGCGAGGAGGAAAAGCAAGTCTTAAATTAAAAACTGAAATCTTAAACGATAAAGAAGTTTATCATGCAACTCTAACAGGTAAAACAGTAGGTGTTTTTAATTCTTTATACAAGGTAAAAGATACTTATCAGAGTTATTTCGATAAGAAAACATTACTGCCAGAAAAAGCAATAAGAGATATTCGGGAAGGCAGCTACAAAAGATACAACGAAGTAAGTTTCGACCGAGAAAAAAATGAAATTACCAGTACCCGATCGGGAACAAAAAAAGTTCCCGAAGGAATACAAGATATCCTATCGGCATTTTACTATGCACGTGCATACCATTTTAATAAAAATTTGGTAAGAGGAGAAATTATTAAAATAAATACCTATTTCTCTGATGAAGAATTTTTATTGCAATTCCGTTTTATGGGGTACGAAACCATCGATAGTAAAATTGGTAAGATAAAATGCTACAAATTTGTACCAATAGTACAAACAGGAAGAGCTTTTAAAGATGAAGACGATATGAAAATATGGGTTTCGGCCGATGCCAATAAAATACCTGTTCGTGTTCAATTCGATTTATTTATAGGTTCTCTGCGATGCGATTTAACCAATTTCTCTAATTTTTCTATCAATTCTTTAATAGACAAATAG